The Pyrus communis chromosome 9, drPyrComm1.1, whole genome shotgun sequence genome has a segment encoding these proteins:
- the LOC137744792 gene encoding glucan endo-1,3-beta-glucosidase 8-like, which translates to MERMMWVLVVVAVLCVYGGGGGVEGLGVNWGTMATHELPPATVVQMLKDNGIPKVKLFDAEESTMSALLDSGLEVMVAIPNDQLAVLTSYKRAKEWVRRNVTRYNFNGGVNIKYVAVGNEPFLSSYNGSFLNVTFPALQNIQNALNEAGVGDSVKATVPLNADVYDSPENNPVPSAGRFRTDILQLMTEIVQFLDKNKAPFTINIYPFLSLYGNDGFPFNYAFFDGDTTPIVDTTTGIQYTNVFDANFDTLVSSLKAVGFGNMPIVVGEVGWPTDGDKNANVGNAFRFYNGLLTRLGTNRGTPLRTGYIEVYLFGLIDEDAKSIAPGSFERHWGIFSYDGQPKFPVDLSGQGQNKLLVPAKNVQYLSKKWCMFNPNAKDVSNLADKINYACTYADCTALEYGSSCNNLDANGNASYAFNMYYQVQNQDDQSCNFQGLATLTTQNVSQGNCNFIIQMATSSAFSLRPSAAASSLVAWLVMLLSALLLL; encoded by the exons ATGGAAAGGATGATGTGGGTTTTGGTTGTGGTGGCTGTGTTGTGTGTTTacggcggtggtggtggtgtggaAGGTCTTGGTGTGAATTGGGGAACGATGGCAACCCACGAGTTGCCGCCGGCGACGGTGGTTCAGATGCTAAAGGACAATGGGATTCCGAAGGTGAAGCTTTTTGATGCAGAGGAGTCGACCATGAGTGCCTTGCTTGACAGTGGTCTTGAGGTCATGGTTGCTATTCCTAATGATCAGCTGGCCGTCTTGACCAGCTACAAACGTGCCAAAGAATGGGTCCGCCGCAACGTCACCCGGTACAATTTCAACGGAGGAGTTAACATCAA ATATGTAGCAGTTGGGAATGAGCCTTTCCTCTCATCGTACAATGGTTCATTCCTGAATGTTACGTTCCCAGCACTTCAGAACATTCAGAATGCCCTTAATGAAGCTGGAGTTGGAGATTCGGTAAAGGCTACTGTGCCCTTAAATGCTGATGTCTACGACTCACCAGAAAACAACCCCGTGCCATCTGCAGGAAGGTTCCGGACTGATATTCTTCAACTGATGACCGAGATTGTCCAGTTCCTAGACAAAAATAAGGCGCCTTTCACCATAAACATCTACCCTTTCCTGAGTTTATATGGCAATGACGGCTTCCCATTCAACTATGCCTTCTTTGATGGGGATACCACTCCCATTGTTGACACAACCACTGGGATTCAGTACACCAATGTTTTCGATGCTAATTTTGATACCTTGGTCTCTTCCTTGAAAGCAGTGGGATTTGGGAATATGCCCATTGTGGTTGGGGAGGTGGGATGGCCTACAGACGGGGACAAGAATGCCAATGTAGGGAATGCTTTTAGGTTTTATAACGGGCTTCTGACAAGACTTGGAACCAACAGAGGCACCCCACTGCGAACTGGATACATAGAAGTTTACTTGTTTGGACTTATTGATGAGGATGCAAAGAGCATTGCTCCAGGAAGTTTTGAGCGTCATTGGGGAATTTTCAGTTACGATGGACAGCCCAAGTTCCCGGTCGATCTTTCTGGTCAGGGTCAAAACAAGTTACTAGTGCCTGCAAAGAATGTGCAGTATCTTTCGAAAAAATGGTGCATGTTTAACCCGAACGCCAAAGATGTGAGCAATCTGGCAGATAAAATAAATTATGCTTGCACCTATGCGGATTGCACAGCATTGGAATATGGTTCTTCTTGCAACAATTTGGATGCGAACGGGAATGCTTCGTATGCGTTTAATATGTACTACCAGGTTCAGAATCAGGATGATCAGTCGTGTAACTTCCAAGGTTTGGCTACGTTGACGACACAGAACGTCTCACAAGGGAATTGCAATTTCATAATTCAGATGGCGACTTCATCTGCATTTTCTCTAAGACCCTCCGCCGCCGCCTCCTCATTGGTAGCCTGGCTAGTTATGTTACTGTCCGCTTTGCTGTTGCTATAG
- the LOC137746274 gene encoding myb-related protein 2-like: protein MMYHHQLQHHRQNHRQHQHQHQHQGKNIIHSSASSSRISMPNIPSERILFLQQGDQNSPAGDSGLVLSTDAKPRLKWTLDLHERFIEAVNQLGGADKATPKTVMKLMGIPGLTLYHLKSHLQKYRLSKNLHGGHVTSGPTKIGTGTVPVPVAGESLISEANGSQMSTMSIGIAPQSNKGLHLNETLEMQIEVQRRLHEQLEVQRHLQLRIEAQGKYLQSVLEKAQETLGRQNLGTVGLEAAKVQLSELVSKVSLNSAFTELKELQGLCPQKTQTNQQPTDCSIDSCLTSCEVSRRDQDQIHSSGMPLRPNYNGRAAALLEHKEAAQDQRPILQNTQLNWCDDNMFRSPISKDAEKRMFPAATRSSDLSMSIGLQGENWNIDSKGRDTDGSFLGRTNSRADSAKVEGVKVSQGYRSVPCFAAKLDLNAHDDNDTSSSCRQFDLNGFSWS, encoded by the exons ATGATGTACCATCATCAGCTGCAGCACCACCGCCAAAACCACcgccaacaccaacaccaacaccagcACCAAGGAAAGAACATCATCCACTCTTCTGCTTCTTCAAGCAGAATATCGATGCCTAACATCCCATCTGAAAGGATTTTGTTTCTACAGCAAGGTGACCAAAATAGCCCAGCAGGAGATTCAGGCCTTGTCCTCTCAACCGATGCCAAACCTCGACTCAAATGGACCCTCGATCTCCATGAGCGATTTATCGAAGCAGTTAACCAGCTTGGAGGAGCGGACA AGGCTACTCCGAAAACAGTTATGAAACTTATGGGGATTCCAGGCCTTACGTTGTACCACTTAAAGAGTCATCTTCAG AAGTACAGGCTTAGCAAGAATCTGCATGGAGGACATGTTACTAGTGGCCCCACCAAAATTG GTACAGGTACAGTTCCAGTTCCAGTGGCAGGAGAAAGTTTAATATCCGAAGCAAATGGAAGTCAGATGAGCACTATGAGCATTGGCATTGCACCCCAATCAAACAA AGGTTTACATTTAAACGAAACACTAGAGATGCAAATTGAAGTCCAGAGAAGGCTACATGAGCAACTTGAG GTTCAGCGGCACTTGCAACTTCGTATAGAGGCTCAAGGAAAATACCTACAGTCTGTGCTGGAGAAAGCCCAGGAGACACTAGGAAGACAAAACTTAGGTACAGTGGGACTTGAAGCTGCCAAAGTTCAACTCTCTGAGCTGGTGTCCAAAGTATCCTTGAACTCTGCTTTCACAGAGCTCAAAGAATTACAGGGATTGTGCCCTCAGAAAACGCAAACAAACCAGCAGCCCACCGATTGCTCAATCGACAGCTGCCTAACTTCCTGCGAAGTATCGAGAAGGGACCAGGACCAGATACACAGCAGTGGGATGCCTCTAAGACCTAATTACAATGGCAGGGCAGCAGCACTCTTGGAACATAAAGAGGCAGCACAAGATCAGCGGCCGATACTCCAAAACACCCAACTTAATTGGTGTGATGATAACATGTTTCGTTCCCCCATAAGTAAGGATGCAGAAAAAAGAATGTTCCCTGCCGCAACAAGGTCTAGTGACTTATCCATGAGCATTGGACTACAAGGAGAAAACTGGAATATCGATAGCAAAGGAAGAGACACAGATGGAAGCTTTCTAGGCCGTACGAACAGCAGGGCTGATTCAGCTAAAGTCGAGGGTGTGAAAGTTTCTCAAGGATATAGATCAGTGCCTTGCTTTGCAGCAAAACTAGACCTCAATGCTCATGATGATAATGATACTTCTTCAAGTTGCAGACAGTTTGACTTGAATGGCTTCAGCTGGAGCTAA
- the LOC137746073 gene encoding Golgi SNAP receptor complex member 1-1-like: MELPSSWDALRKQARKLEAQLDEQMNSYRKFVSAKGSTKVGTAENDLESGIDRLLKQLQQVNSQMQAWVSSGGSEMVSHTLTRHQEIFQDITQEFYRLRNSLRAKQEHASLLEDFREFDRTRVDLEDGAENALLKEHAAVSRSTGQVDTVISQAQATLGALVIQRSTFGGINSKLSNIGSRLPTVNQMLSAIKRKKSMDAIILSLVASVCTFLIFIYWLSK; the protein is encoded by the exons ATGGAGTTGCCGAGCTCATGGGACGCTCTTCGCAAACAG GCAAGGAAACTTGAAGCTCAGTTGGATGAGCAGATGAATTCTTATCGTAAGTTTGTGTCTGCAAAGGGTTCTACAAAAGTTGGTACTGCCGAGAATGATCTTGAATCTGGGATAGATCGACTATTAAAGCAACTCCAACAAGTAAATTCACAAATGCAAGCATGGGTTTCATCGGGAGGATCAGAAATGGTTTCTCATACCTTGACTAGACATCAAGAAATTTTCCAAGATATCACTCAG GAGTTCTATCGTCTCCGAAACAGCCTTAGAGCTAAGCAAGAGCATGCTTCACTCCTTGAGGATTTTAGGGAGTTTGATCGAACAAGAGTAGACTTGGAAGATGGTGCTGAAAACGCCCTCCTGAAAGAGCATGCTGCTGTTAGCCGAAGTACAGGACAG GTGGATACTGTGATCTCTCAAGCTCAAGCAACCCTTGGTGCACTTGTCATTCAACGCTCCACTTTTGGTGGTATTAATTCAAAGCTCAGCAATATTGGCAGCCGCCTTCCAACG GTAAATCAAATGCTTTCTGCTATAAAGCGTAAAAAGTCTATGGATGCCATCATTCTTTCTCTCGTCGCATCTGTATGCACATTTCTCATATTTATCTACTGGTTGTCAAAGTGA
- the LOC137746072 gene encoding mitogen-activated protein kinase kinase kinase 20-like — MTKRKAEEDIRGESQSQSMWNHGERWLRGALIGQVMAVKSAELSASESIQHEAAVLFEIKGCPFIIKRFGEETTTTDQGHKVYNLLLEFAAGGTLDGLIQRSNGHGMPKAEVNRYARSILEGVKHVHKCGYVHCDLKPENILLVPVATTCSSSGFVAKIADFGLAKRSKEKFSGWRGTPWYLSPEAFKDEKQDQSSDIWSLGCIVFDMLAGKSPWELKPGFDDLVDSYNVKMLDHVRTSKIPAGISYMAMDFLKSCLAMKPGKRLTAEELLSHPFLARPQPTKPGHVKVKLVNSALGHTYGVCFLKRSAGYHASGAIVPRIQPARGFGIQAGV; from the exons ATGACGAAAAGAAAGGCCGAAGAAGATATACGAGGAGAAAGTCAGAGTCAGAGCATGTGGAATCACGGAGAGCGCTGGTTGAGAGGAGCGTTGATTGGACAAG TTATGGCCGTGAAATCTGCAGAGCTCTCCGCTTCGGAGTCCATTCAGCACGAGGCTGCGGTTCTCTTTGAGATTAAGGGCTGCCCTTTCATTATCAAGCGCTTTGGCGAGGAGACCACAACAACCGACCAGGGTCACAAGGTCTACAACTTGTTGCTAGAATTTGCTGCAGGAGGAACCCTTGATGGTCTCATCCAACGATCCAATGGTCATGGAATGCCTAAAGCTGAGGTTAATAGGTATGCAAGGTCGATTCTTGAAGGTGTTAAACATGTTCACAAGTGTGGATATGTTCACTGCGATCTAAAGCCCGAGAATATCTTGCTTGTGCCTGTCGCTACAACTTGCTCTAGTTCTGGTTTTGTAGCCAAGATTGCAGATTTTGGATTGGCAAAGAGAAGCAAGGAGAAATTCAGTGGATGGAGAGGCACTCCTTGGTATCTATCCCCAGAAGCTTTTAAAGATGAGAAGCAAGATCAGTCCTCTGATATATGGTCTCTTGGTTGTATAGTGTTTGACATGCTAGCGGGCAAGTCGCCCTGGGAATTGAAGCCAGGTTTTGATGATCTTGTAGATTCCTACAACGTGAAGATGTTGGATCATGTGCGTACTTCCAAAATTCCGGCTGGAATCTCATATATGGCCATGGATTTTCTCAAGAGTTGCCTGGCCATGAAACCTGGGAAACGATTAACTGCTGAAGAGCTCTTGTCTCATCCCTTTCTAGCGCGGCCACAACCAACAAAACCAGGTCATGTGAAGGTAAAGTTGGTTAACTCAGCTTTAGGCCACACATACGGTGTGTGTTTCTTAAAACGGAGTGCAGGGTACCACGCAAGCGGTGCCATTGTACCCAGAATTCAGCCAGCCCGGGGTTTTGGTATACAAgcaggagtgtag